From Rickettsia endosymbiont of Ceutorhynchus obstrictus, a single genomic window includes:
- a CDS encoding acetate/propionate family kinase has product MKDVILIANAGSSSLKISIFAIQDKKIADRIYRIFLEKDNDEIIFHLNTKDKSEQILSKKINGDAISIMIDIFVEWWNRQPELNLIATGHRIVHGGKNFNTPVIVTEKISEELKNLIPLSPLHQPYNLQVLNLFRQKYLEVTHVACFDTAFHSTNPPLAKAFGLPKKYYEQGIYRYGFHGLSYKWVSSHFKEIVKEDLPRHTIIGHLGSGSSMCALDNGISVATSMGFSVLEGLMMGTRTGSIDPGVILYLLDHEKMTLAEITNLLYRQSGLLGVSGENSDVRDLLESKTPDAKFAIELFVYRIQLEIGKLTAALGGLDCLIFTAGVGQNSPVIREMITDKLAWFGIKLDDAKNQENNYLISSADSKVKVYVIPTNEERVIAQDTVRFL; this is encoded by the coding sequence ATGAAAGATGTTATTTTAATAGCTAACGCCGGTTCCTCTAGTTTAAAAATTTCTATTTTTGCTATTCAGGATAAAAAAATTGCCGATAGAATTTATCGTATTTTTTTAGAAAAAGATAATGATGAAATAATATTTCATCTAAATACTAAAGATAAATCTGAACAAATACTCTCTAAAAAAATTAACGGCGATGCTATTAGCATAATGATCGACATTTTTGTAGAATGGTGGAATCGGCAGCCTGAGTTAAATTTAATCGCTACGGGACACCGCATTGTTCATGGCGGTAAAAACTTCAATACTCCCGTTATCGTTACGGAAAAAATTAGCGAAGAGTTAAAAAATTTAATTCCCTTAAGCCCTTTACATCAACCCTATAATTTACAAGTACTAAATTTATTCCGCCAAAAATATCTAGAAGTAACGCATGTAGCATGCTTTGATACGGCTTTTCACTCAACTAATCCGCCGCTTGCCAAAGCATTCGGCTTACCGAAAAAATATTATGAACAAGGGATTTATCGTTACGGCTTCCACGGTTTATCATATAAATGGGTTAGTAGTCATTTCAAAGAAATAGTCAAAGAAGATTTGCCTCGGCACACTATTATCGGGCATTTAGGTAGCGGCAGCAGTATGTGCGCACTTGATAACGGTATTAGCGTTGCTACCTCTATGGGCTTCAGCGTACTTGAGGGGTTGATGATGGGTACTCGCACCGGTTCAATTGATCCGGGCGTAATACTTTATCTACTCGACCACGAGAAAATGACGTTGGCAGAAATAACTAACTTACTATATCGTCAATCCGGTTTACTTGGAGTATCGGGGGAAAATTCTGACGTTAGGGATTTATTAGAAAGTAAAACCCCGGATGCTAAATTTGCTATAGAGCTTTTTGTTTATAGGATTCAGTTAGAAATAGGGAAATTAACGGCGGCACTCGGCGGGCTTGACTGTTTAATTTTTACCGCCGGCGTCGGTCAAAATTCTCCCGTAATTCGCGAAATGATTACCGACAAACTTGCATGGTTCGGCATTAAGCTAGACGATGCAAAAAATCAAGAAAATAACTATCTAATCAGCAGTGCAGACAGTAAAGTCAAAGTCTACGTCATCCCGACAAACGAAGAAAGAGTTATCGCGCAAGACACGGTGAGGTTTTTGTAG
- a CDS encoding phosphate acetyltransferase, with translation MKAKQLINETFLDAILAKKLGKTYTPSKEVNNPEFDEAAKHFVDLLIKADGFKPVKTAVVHPTDKESLLGAIRAAQFDVIKPILIGPQYKIEAVAKVNDVDLEDYKIIDVEHSHDAAKKAVELAKKGEVAAIMKGSLHTDELMSEVVHKDRGLRTERRMSHAFLMAVSTFPKPFIITDAAINIRPTLEEKRDIVQNAIDLMRVISHDQQVRVAILSAVETINSSIPATLDAAALSKMSDRGQIRGALVDGPLAFDNAISLFAAEAKGIISQVSGNADILMVPDLESGNMLAKQLKYLGNAVMAGIVLGARVPIILTSRSDPMDMRVISCVLASFIYHDAKAKLHIQHNSKA, from the coding sequence ATGAAGGCAAAACAATTAATAAACGAAACATTTTTAGATGCTATTTTAGCAAAAAAACTAGGAAAAACTTATACCCCTTCTAAAGAAGTTAATAACCCTGAATTTGACGAAGCGGCAAAACATTTTGTCGATTTACTAATTAAAGCCGACGGGTTTAAACCTGTTAAAACAGCCGTAGTACATCCTACCGATAAAGAATCTTTACTTGGCGCAATTAGAGCGGCACAATTTGACGTAATCAAACCGATTCTAATCGGTCCACAATATAAAATAGAAGCAGTTGCCAAAGTTAACGACGTTGATTTAGAGGATTACAAAATCATTGACGTCGAACATAGCCACGACGCGGCAAAAAAAGCGGTGGAGCTTGCTAAAAAAGGCGAAGTTGCGGCTATAATGAAAGGGTCATTGCATACTGATGAATTAATGTCGGAAGTTGTGCATAAAGATCGCGGTCTTCGTACCGAGCGCCGCATGAGCCATGCTTTTTTAATGGCAGTTTCTACTTTCCCGAAGCCCTTTATTATTACCGATGCGGCTATTAATATCCGCCCTACTTTAGAAGAGAAAAGAGATATAGTTCAAAATGCTATTGATTTAATGCGAGTAATAAGTCACGATCAACAAGTTAGAGTAGCAATTTTATCAGCCGTTGAAACGATTAATTCATCTATCCCGGCAACTTTAGACGCGGCGGCTTTATCAAAAATGTCAGATCGCGGTCAAATTAGAGGCGCTCTTGTCGACGGACCTTTAGCGTTTGATAATGCTATTTCATTATTTGCCGCTGAAGCAAAAGGTATTATTTCACAAGTTTCCGGTAATGCCGATATACTTATGGTGCCTGACCTTGAATCCGGCAATATGCTTGCCAAGCAACTAAAATATTTAGGCAACGCAGTTATGGCGGGGATTGTCCTCGGCGCACGCGTTCCGATTATTTTAACAAGTCGTTCCGATCCAATGGATATGCGCGTTATTTCCTGCGTGCTTGCTTCCTTTATTTATCATGATGCTAAAGCAAAATTACACATACAGCATAATTCTAAAGCTTGA